In Candidatus Cloacimonadota bacterium, a single genomic region encodes these proteins:
- a CDS encoding choice-of-anchor Q domain-containing protein, which translates to MKFKLLIFYLFCFFCSLLNSAIIEINQDGSGDYTVIQNGINASVVGDTIRVYPGTYYENLVIEKSLSLVSNYEFTGNENDIDSTILDGNYESSVIRLQGEEYGYINVYLCGFVVQHGTGWGYYHNEGGGIRSEYVYFTMKKNIIKDNRAYAGGGLFLNYTITDLIGNFIHHNNAYCYGGGMILVSYCDLIFNTEILNNIYLNYAGEGADMFKSYLCPQIEVLVDTFTVMNPDFYSLYAYNNGGIYQPGDITYNIQHSKIEQVEHDLYVSSDGNDNNSGLTAEESLQNIHYALTKIKADSLHHRTVHIADGLYSPSLNNQYFPLHMKSYVSVIGESRDNTILDAELGIGHIYARDFLETNAGFLQRDYSVKNMKLINGYYKPAVYIQKNHNVFLENIEIANYELWLYSLIRSLYTHINMNKIYVHDMQGGRSCYINGANGYTVNLTDFKINNNYPSEDPECPLGCGFWISNNATMSQPDYVANILNTQITNNINHVTDWPNMESAITILQWSKVNLINSTISGNESYTGGAVVVSYESELNVYNSILYGDIPREIVLDGSNGHTNTLSVQNSLVEGGLDGVLSIGYNNINWNTNNLDEDPLFFGTADNPFTLSNNSPCIDAGTLNLPEGIELPEYDLAGNPRIYGETVDMGAYEWQGYAVGEEPLDNSIKLTSAPNPFRNETVISFQLPKTGIVNLTIYNIKGQKVITLLDAYSSPGNFQANWKGVDRHGYPVSNGAYFAKLIVDDKEKAVRKLIKLRD; encoded by the coding sequence ATGAAATTTAAATTATTAATCTTTTATTTATTTTGTTTTTTTTGTTCGCTGCTAAATTCAGCAATCATTGAGATTAATCAAGACGGTAGCGGAGATTACACCGTAATCCAGAATGGAATAAACGCCTCTGTAGTTGGGGATACAATAAGAGTTTATCCCGGAACTTATTATGAAAATCTCGTTATCGAAAAATCGCTTTCCCTTGTTTCCAATTATGAATTCACCGGTAATGAAAATGACATAGATTCCACAATTTTGGATGGAAATTATGAGAGCAGTGTCATCAGGCTCCAAGGTGAAGAATACGGTTATATAAATGTATATCTCTGCGGTTTTGTAGTTCAGCATGGAACAGGCTGGGGATACTATCATAATGAAGGAGGTGGAATACGTTCTGAATATGTATATTTTACTATGAAGAAAAATATTATAAAAGATAATAGGGCTTATGCAGGTGGTGGTCTTTTCCTCAATTATACTATAACCGATTTGATTGGAAATTTTATTCATCATAACAATGCTTATTGCTATGGCGGTGGTATGATTTTAGTTTCTTATTGCGATTTGATTTTCAATACAGAAATATTAAATAATATTTACTTAAATTATGCAGGAGAAGGAGCGGATATGTTTAAATCATATCTCTGCCCTCAGATAGAAGTGTTAGTGGATACATTCACTGTAATGAATCCTGATTTTTATTCTCTTTATGCATACAATAATGGGGGAATTTATCAACCGGGTGATATAACTTATAATATCCAGCACAGTAAGATAGAGCAGGTAGAACATGATCTTTATGTTTCGTCAGATGGAAATGATAATAACAGCGGCTTAACAGCAGAAGAATCTCTTCAGAACATTCATTATGCTTTAACAAAGATAAAAGCAGACAGTCTTCATCATAGAACCGTTCATATTGCAGACGGTTTGTATTCTCCGAGTTTGAACAATCAATATTTTCCCCTTCATATGAAAAGTTATGTTTCCGTCATTGGTGAATCACGAGATAATACTATTTTGGATGCGGAACTTGGCATTGGTCATATTTATGCGAGAGATTTCTTGGAGACAAATGCAGGATTTTTACAAAGAGATTATTCTGTAAAAAATATGAAGTTAATAAATGGATATTACAAACCAGCTGTTTATATACAAAAAAATCATAATGTCTTTTTGGAAAATATTGAAATAGCAAATTATGAACTTTGGTTATATTCATTAATCAGATCATTATATACTCATATCAATATGAATAAGATATATGTTCATGATATGCAAGGCGGAAGATCATGTTACATTAATGGAGCTAATGGATATACAGTTAATTTAACAGATTTTAAAATAAATAATAATTATCCGTCGGAAGATCCCGAATGTCCTTTGGGATGCGGTTTTTGGATTAGTAATAATGCAACTATGTCGCAACCGGATTATGTTGCTAATATTTTAAATACACAAATTACAAATAATATTAACCACGTTACTGATTGGCCTAATATGGAAAGTGCAATAACCATTCTTCAGTGGAGTAAAGTAAATCTAATAAACAGCACGATATCCGGTAATGAAAGTTATACAGGTGGAGCAGTAGTCGTATCATACGAATCTGAACTTAATGTTTACAATTCCATTCTCTACGGAGATATTCCCAGGGAAATTGTTCTCGATGGTTCAAATGGACATACGAACACTCTATCTGTACAAAATTCTCTTGTTGAAGGCGGATTAGATGGAGTCCTTTCCATCGGTTATAATAATATAAATTGGAATACCAATAATCTTGATGAAGATCCTCTTTTCTTCGGAACTGCGGATAATCCTTTTACTTTATCAAACAATTCCCCCTGTATAGACGCGGGAACTCTGAACTTACCGGAAGGTATTGAACTACCGGAATACGACCTTGCTGGAAATCCCAGAATATACGGAGAGACAGTAGATATGGGTGCTTATGAATGGCAGGGATATGCCGTCGGAGAAGAACCTCTAGACAATAGCATAAAATTAACTTCAGCACCCAATCCTTTTCGCAATGAAACTGTCATCTCTTTTCAACTTCCCAAAACGGGAATCGTGAATCTAACGATCTACAACATAAAAGGGCAAAAGGTTATAACGCTGTTAGATGCCTATTCTTCTCCGGGAAATTTTCAAGCAAACTGGAAAGGAGTAGATAGGCATGGCTATCCGGTATCCAATGGAGCCTATTTTGCGAAATTAATCGTAGATGACAAAGAGAAGGCGGTGCGGAAATTGATAAAGTTGAGGGATTAG